A genomic region of Gemmata massiliana contains the following coding sequences:
- a CDS encoding beta-galactosidase trimerization domain-containing protein, producing MSLPSRREFVCTAAAAAISVSESSLSRTTAGEDAKADIWGRAILPQPFEKAPFHEVKVPAWVQDSTGAGYTLSVMSTEQRKEAANAGVTISEMGFVDPFFAYYDSKLLKRRSPHVAPDGLKKAIAEYQKLGVRVLGVYPPTLQAEVWELHSDWRRVATDTDQIPEIDLKKFPHGGMLCPLGPYGDFFIDVLAEIVTEFPAVSAFSFDGLHHGGGCYCKHCRTNYKKDTGNAIPKHDMQSEDFRKYLHWADRKLEDLVQRMQTRLKKINPDIALVTWTTNAGRFGHLLDIPRNMSARMNLLFDAPDQEFWLDETNRGSSIVPAFGVSYVWAVSNHRVAFAEPYLMSRGNPYGKDSFPAHEIERRMMLALTHGAGPSLAILQPDNLKPAVHHCLAEVKKRKPWLTHKSPEQWAAILVSDNTRTFYGRSPGQVEDRYLANVFGFFRAALEEHLPVTLVNDWNLTPADLAKYKVLVLPNAACLSDAQGDAIRKFVERGGGLVASLDTGLCDEFGTPRKAPALTDVLGATHRGVAVAGKIDDKIDENFARTLPPEYWTKRKGVWDFKRGVNPHSFLDTEKLTELLGKALVTFKGPVARVEPLPKSSVDATVRTKDTQEPELPAVVSHRFGAGKVVYLAAGVDAAHYSSSYPYYRLVLTGAVRAVASTPPPVEVSAPMCVQVNTVRQTKNGERLVVHLFNDVNTTAGHGHPAEEVPLREEVIPIHDIEIKLKGYNVKEVRQEPGAQGLKFTKTGDVVTFTVPKLRVHTMAVVELG from the coding sequence ATGTCTCTCCCCTCTCGGCGCGAGTTCGTTTGTACTGCGGCGGCTGCCGCTATAAGTGTTTCAGAAAGCTCACTCTCCCGCACCACCGCCGGTGAAGACGCAAAGGCCGATATTTGGGGCCGCGCGATCCTGCCGCAACCGTTCGAGAAGGCGCCGTTCCACGAAGTGAAGGTTCCAGCCTGGGTGCAAGACAGTACCGGCGCAGGGTACACGCTCTCGGTCATGAGTACCGAGCAGCGCAAGGAAGCCGCGAACGCGGGCGTCACCATCAGCGAAATGGGCTTCGTCGACCCGTTCTTCGCGTACTACGACAGCAAGCTCCTTAAGCGGCGCAGCCCGCACGTCGCCCCCGACGGCTTAAAGAAAGCCATCGCCGAGTACCAGAAACTCGGCGTGCGCGTCCTCGGCGTGTACCCGCCCACGCTCCAGGCGGAAGTGTGGGAACTGCACTCCGACTGGCGCCGGGTCGCGACTGATACCGATCAGATCCCCGAAATCGACCTGAAGAAATTCCCGCACGGCGGAATGCTCTGCCCGCTCGGGCCGTATGGCGATTTCTTCATCGACGTGCTCGCCGAAATCGTCACCGAGTTCCCGGCCGTGAGCGCGTTCAGTTTCGACGGCCTGCACCACGGCGGCGGGTGCTACTGCAAACACTGCCGCACAAACTACAAGAAGGACACCGGCAACGCGATCCCCAAGCACGACATGCAGAGCGAGGACTTCCGCAAGTACCTGCACTGGGCCGACCGCAAGCTCGAAGACCTCGTTCAGCGGATGCAAACGCGACTCAAGAAGATCAACCCCGACATCGCGCTCGTGACCTGGACCACGAACGCCGGGCGGTTCGGGCACCTGCTCGACATTCCGCGGAACATGTCCGCCCGCATGAACCTCCTGTTCGACGCGCCGGACCAGGAGTTCTGGCTGGACGAAACGAACCGCGGGTCGAGCATCGTCCCGGCGTTCGGCGTGTCCTACGTCTGGGCCGTGTCGAACCACCGCGTCGCGTTCGCCGAACCGTACCTGATGAGTCGCGGGAACCCCTACGGCAAGGACAGCTTCCCGGCGCACGAAATCGAGCGCCGGATGATGCTCGCGCTCACACACGGCGCCGGGCCGAGCCTCGCGATACTCCAGCCCGACAACCTGAAGCCCGCGGTACACCACTGTTTGGCCGAAGTGAAGAAGCGCAAGCCGTGGCTGACGCACAAGTCGCCCGAACAGTGGGCCGCGATCCTGGTAAGCGACAACACCCGCACCTTCTACGGTCGCTCACCGGGGCAAGTCGAGGACCGGTACCTCGCGAACGTATTCGGCTTCTTCCGGGCCGCACTGGAAGAGCACCTGCCCGTCACGCTCGTCAACGACTGGAACCTCACGCCCGCTGATCTCGCAAAGTACAAGGTACTGGTGCTGCCGAACGCGGCTTGTCTAAGTGACGCCCAAGGCGACGCGATCCGTAAATTCGTCGAACGCGGTGGAGGGTTGGTCGCGAGCCTCGATACGGGTCTTTGCGACGAGTTCGGCACGCCGCGCAAAGCTCCGGCGCTAACCGATGTGCTCGGCGCCACTCATAGGGGAGTCGCAGTTGCGGGGAAAATTGACGACAAAATCGACGAGAACTTTGCGCGCACGCTGCCACCGGAATACTGGACGAAGCGCAAGGGCGTGTGGGACTTCAAACGGGGGGTGAACCCGCACTCCTTCCTCGACACCGAGAAACTTACAGAGCTACTCGGCAAAGCGCTCGTGACCTTCAAGGGACCGGTCGCCCGCGTCGAACCGCTCCCCAAAAGCTCCGTCGACGCGACCGTGCGCACGAAGGACACGCAGGAGCCGGAACTGCCCGCGGTGGTGTCGCACAGGTTCGGGGCGGGCAAGGTCGTGTACCTCGCGGCCGGTGTTGATGCGGCCCATTACTCGTCGTCGTACCCGTACTACCGGCTCGTGCTCACCGGGGCGGTGCGTGCGGTCGCGAGTACCCCGCCCCCGGTCGAAGTCAGCGCCCCGATGTGCGTGCAGGTCAACACGGTACGTCAGACCAAGAACGGCGAACGGCTCGTCGTTCACCTGTTCAACGACGTGAACACGACCGCGGGCCACGGACACCCCGCGGAAGAAGTCCCGCTGCGCGAGGAAGTGATCCCGATCCATGACATCGAGATCAAGCTGAAAGGCTACAACGTGAAGGAAGTCCGCCAAGAACCGGGCGCTCAAGGCTTGAAGTTCACAAAAACCGGTGACGTAGTGACGTTCACCGTGCCGAAACTCCGTGTCCACACAATGGCGGTGGTGGAGTTAGGTTGA